In the Spirochaetaceae bacterium genome, one interval contains:
- a CDS encoding BrnA antitoxin family protein: MSKELPKFANEDEERRFWSENDSADYVDWDRARRIVLPKLRPSQKRISLRLPTMMLAELKRLANKRDVPYQSLLKVFLAERLEKELRGSHGK, translated from the coding sequence ATGAGCAAGGAACTACCGAAATTCGCAAACGAGGACGAGGAGAGAAGATTCTGGTCCGAAAACGATTCCGCCGACTACGTCGATTGGGACAGAGCCCGCCGAATCGTTCTGCCCAAGTTGAGACCCTCACAGAAGAGAATATCCCTGCGGCTGCCTACCATGATGCTCGCCGAGCTCAAGCGCCTTGCGAACAAGAGAGACGTACCGTACCAATCCCTTCTCAAGGTATTCCTGGCCGAGAGACTCGAGAAGGAGTTGCGCGGCTCTCACGGCAAGTAG
- a CDS encoding ABC transporter permease — protein MTELFRRLVRDKPLSIIAGVVILLLILVAIFADILAPFPHDEVNIVDRMQAPSDRYLLGTDQLGRDLLSRLLFGAQISLTVGLAATAVNVVVAVLIGGTSGFFGGRLDLAVQRFVDAWMAFPGLLLLLTIMSLVGRGLPQIIVVLGVTGGIGGSRVIRGAVIGVKENVYFQAAEAIGSTRWRTLVRHVLPNIGAPIIIVFTINVGAVIISEAALSFLGFGLPISVPSWGGMLSREGREFMEVAPRLALWPGLCLTIVVYCLNMFGDAVRDLLDPRLRGGGGRLGAAAARAV, from the coding sequence ATGACTGAGTTGTTTCGCAGACTGGTCAGGGACAAGCCGTTGAGCATCATCGCCGGGGTCGTCATCCTGCTGTTGATTCTTGTGGCGATCTTTGCCGATATTCTGGCGCCCTTTCCGCATGATGAAGTCAACATCGTAGACCGGATGCAGGCCCCTTCCGACCGGTATCTGTTGGGGACCGATCAGTTGGGGCGAGACCTGCTGAGCCGCCTTCTCTTCGGGGCTCAGATTTCGCTGACCGTCGGCCTGGCGGCGACCGCGGTCAACGTCGTGGTGGCGGTGCTGATAGGCGGAACATCAGGATTCTTCGGCGGTAGACTGGACCTGGCGGTGCAGAGATTCGTTGACGCCTGGATGGCGTTCCCGGGGCTGCTGCTGTTGCTCACCATCATGTCGCTGGTGGGGCGGGGTCTGCCGCAGATCATCGTGGTGCTGGGGGTCACCGGTGGCATCGGCGGCTCGCGCGTAATCCGCGGCGCGGTTATTGGGGTAAAGGAGAACGTCTACTTTCAGGCGGCAGAGGCGATCGGCAGCACAAGGTGGCGCACGCTCGTCCGCCACGTCCTGCCCAATATCGGCGCTCCGATCATCATCGTGTTCACCATCAACGTCGGGGCGGTGATCATCAGCGAGGCAGCGCTGAGCTTCCTGGGGTTCGGTCTGCCGATTTCGGTGCCGAGCTGGGGCGGGATGCTGAGCCGGGAGGGGCGTGAGTTCATGGAGGTGGCGCCGCGGCTGGCGCTGTGGCCAGGGCTGTGCCTGACGATTGTCGTCTACTGCCTGAACATGTTCGGCGACGCTGTGCGGGATCTGCTCGACCCGCGGTTGCGGGGCGGTGGCGGGCGCCTGGGTGCCGCTGCCGCCAGGGCCGTCTAA
- a CDS encoding ABC transporter permease, whose protein sequence is MRAYIIRRLLLIIPTLWILTILVFLSVRFIPGDVIDAMVARLESENFGLVEIDREALERMLGLDVPVHVQYGRWIGVLPTPDWFTGEYYYNGLLQGTFGESLMGVFSVEEKIIGRLPVTIELGVLAIVIGLLIALPVGIYSAIRQDTAADFLGRSIAILGLATPNFWLGVMVMIYPAIWWGWAPPLELVSFTEDPLGNLAVFLIPSLILGTASAAATMRMTRTMMLEVLRQDYIRTAWAKGLKEGVVVLRHAVKNALIPVITLIGLQLPLLVGGSVIMENIFNLPGLGRLLLKALDERDYPVVSGINLFFATAVVGINLLIDLIYAVLDPRVRYD, encoded by the coding sequence ATGAGAGCCTATATCATCAGGCGGCTATTGCTCATAATCCCCACCCTGTGGATATTGACCATCCTGGTCTTTCTCTCGGTCCGCTTCATCCCCGGCGATGTAATAGACGCAATGGTGGCTAGGTTAGAATCGGAGAATTTCGGGCTGGTCGAGATTGACCGTGAAGCTCTTGAGCGTATGCTGGGATTAGACGTGCCGGTTCACGTACAGTACGGACGCTGGATAGGAGTGTTGCCGACCCCTGACTGGTTTACCGGTGAGTACTACTACAACGGTCTCCTCCAGGGCACCTTTGGCGAATCACTGATGGGCGTTTTTTCGGTAGAGGAGAAGATAATAGGTAGACTGCCAGTAACCATTGAGCTTGGTGTCCTGGCAATCGTAATCGGGCTCCTGATAGCGCTGCCCGTTGGCATCTACTCGGCGATTCGCCAGGATACCGCCGCCGACTTCCTGGGGCGCTCCATCGCCATCCTCGGCCTGGCAACACCTAACTTCTGGCTGGGCGTGATGGTGATGATCTACCCCGCCATCTGGTGGGGCTGGGCGCCGCCGCTGGAACTGGTTTCCTTCACCGAAGACCCGTTGGGGAATCTGGCGGTGTTCCTCATTCCCAGCCTGATTCTGGGAACGGCCTCGGCGGCCGCGACCATGCGGATGACGCGCACCATGATGCTGGAGGTGCTCAGGCAAGACTATATCAGGACGGCCTGGGCCAAGGGTCTCAAGGAGGGGGTCGTCGTTCTGAGACACGCCGTCAAGAACGCCCTCATCCCGGTAATCACCCTGATAGGCCTGCAGTTGCCTCTGCTGGTAGGTGGCTCCGTTATCATGGAGAACATATTCAACCTGCCGGGGCTAGGTCGTCTCTTGCTTAAGGCACTCGATGAGAGAGACTACCCGGTGGTCTCCGGAATAAACCTGTTTTTTGCCACGGCGGTTGTGGGGATCAATCTGCTCATCGACCTGATCTACGCGGTCTTGGACCCGAGGGTCCGCTATGACTGA